In the genome of Lactuca sativa cultivar Salinas chromosome 3, Lsat_Salinas_v11, whole genome shotgun sequence, the window ATGTAAATAATAAGCGAGCATCTTTTTGCAAAATTCGGAGTGCAGATCTTATATTTCATTCTTCGTTTGCTAAATCAAAAGTTCCGATTAACAGTTTTCTGAATTAATCGTAAAACTGAAATCAGGGAGCTTATTAGGTTTTTTTTTCCCATTCTATTAATCTATTCaaatttttttatcttttgttGTTTGTATAAATATCATCGTTGCATTTGTAACTCGCTACTGGATACGGCTGTCCGCAtcgccgactcaccgagtccctatcgACGAACAAAACCCGGGATATAAGTATAAACTGCAGTTGTCAGCGATTACCTCACTACAATACTACCTGAaaagatcttcatcttcttcatttctcccAATCCGCACACACGAATTGTTGAATCGATTGACAAATCTAAGAACCGATCATGGGGCACGGTATATTcggatttaatttagaaaaaataaCCCTAATTTACGATCAACATATAAGGATCGCAATCAAAACACAAAAGCTTGTGTGCACGAATGGCGATAATTAATCTTACTAATCTAACTCTTTGTGTTTGCTCACAGGTGATAAAAGTGGGAGACCTAGCAAGAAGCACAAGTCATCAACCAAGGTTGTTCACAAAAAGAATTTGTTATTTGTTATTATCACCATTCGATTTTATTATTTTTGGGTAGGGGACTTGTTTCATTGTGTTTGATGAACTGTCAACTGAACCTAGGCTGCTCATACGAAAAAAATCTGAACTAGACTTGCTCTGTCACTATGTTTGATGCATTGATAACTGAACTAGGGTATCTCATTATCAACGAACATTCAGATTATACTTCAAGTTTCACGGGAAAAACAGAGATGTACTCTAAAGTCAATAAAACATTTCCTACAAAGATTGGGTAAACCTAATGGGCTAATGTATGTGTGTTATGACACAGGAGGACTATAAAGCTGCAGCTTTTGAAGAGGAGGATGCATATTATGTTGAAGAATTTGGTGACGATGATCGTGATGGTATTTTTATCTAATTAGTATTAATACGGATTCTATATCCTCCTTGAGGCAATCTCAATGAATGTTTTCTTGGTTTCTTTAAGGTGATGGAGAAGGAAAAAAGAGAGATTTTACTAAATTGGAACTTAAAGCAGATCATGTCAATCGACCATTATGGGCATGTGCAGATGGCCGGATCTTTCTTGAAACCTTCTCTCCATTGTATAAACAAGCTTATGATTTTCTAATTGCAATTGCAGAACCTGTCTGCAGGTAATATACATCTGCATCTCAACTAATAGCTCATATGGTTTCGAGCATAAAATCTGAGATCTTTCATGTTTGGGGTGTTTGTGCTTATAGGCCAGAGTCGATGCATGAGTACAACCTGACTCCCCACTCACTCTATGCAGCTGTCTCAGTGGGTCTAGAAACTGAAACCATCATATCTGTTTTGAACAAGCTTTCAAAGACCAAGCTTCCTAAGGAGATGATTGATTTCATTCATGCCTCAACATCCAATTATGGAAAAGTAAAGCTTGTACTGAAAAAGAATCGTTACCTAGTTGAATCTCCTTTCCCAGAGGCAAGACTTCTCATCTTTTTTCTTAATCTTTAAACAACAGATTGTGGATATTCAAATATTCAATTGttaattttgtaatttgattGGTGCATACAGGTATTAAAGAGATTGTTAAGTGATGAAGTCATATCTCGAGCGAGGATTTCAAACGAGGTTATAGATTTTCTTTTTAGCTAATGTTATTCCTCTTTTTATGGTGTGTTATACGAGGGATTGATCTTGACTCTGTATATTCTCACATTCAGGGAGACGATGGCTTTGCTGTTAGTAGATCAGTAGGTGAAATTGATGGTAGACATGAGGAACTGCTAACAGAAGCACAGTTGGCAGCTGCAGCTGAAGAAAAAGAAGCTCATTCATTTGAAATTGACCCCGGTCAGGTATATGATATGTAGTATCAGTGTCTGATGAAGCTCATCTTATTTTATATCACTTTAAATGATCGAAGAGTGGTTTTTAGAATTACTGCatcattattttaaaaaaattacttGACAGGTTGAAAATGTAAAGCAGCGGTGCTTGCCAAATGCTTTAAACTATCCCATGTTGGAGGAGTATGATTTTCGCAATGATACTGTGAGTTATCTCTCATACTTCTATCACATATTTCTTGGTTCATTTAGCAATGAGATTTGTAGGGGTTGTTTCTTCTTTTTCCCATTAAGTCATGTATGGGCAATGATCTCTGTCTGGATAAAGTGTTGTATGTTTCTTTTCTCTAGACTTGATAAACCATCTGAATGAGGCTAAATGATCATTTTCCCGTTACATTTCACAATCTGTTTCATTTTCTAACAACAAAAGgttggtgtcttaatacattaagacaggttttttggcttaacccattaagccaaCAAGAAACAGTCATGTATAGCTGTCCAGATTAAGAGCTTAACCCATAAAGgtcattaagtcaaaaagaaacaactCCATAGTCTCTTCTACAATTGATAATTACTCATAAGCAAATTGCAGATAAATCCGGATCTTGAGATGGAATTAAAGCCTCAAGCACAACCACGACCTTATCAAGAGAAGAGTCTCAGTAAGATGTTTGGAAATGGTAAGACACCTCACAACCCCTCAAAAACACTGATTGTAAAAACTTGTTAACATTTGTTGAgagagttttttgtttttttttaatctccTGATGTTGATGTTGCAGGAAGAGCAAGGTCTGGGATCATTGTGTTGCCTTGTGGTGCTGGAAAGTCTTTAGTTGGTGTTTCTGCAGCCTGCAGGATTAAGAAGAGTTGCCTTTGTTTAGCAACAAATGCTGTTTCTGTTGACCAATGGGCTTTTCAGTTCAAGTTGTGGTCAAACATTCGTGATGATCATATATGTAGGTTTACATCTGATAGTAAAGAAAGGTTTCGTGGAAATGCTGGAGTTGTTGTCACCACATATAACATGGTTGCTTTTGGTGGTAAAAGATCTGAAGAGTCTGAAAAAATCATTGAAGAAATAAGAAATAGAGAATGGGGTTTGCTACTCATGGACGAGGTACATACACATACACTTTTTGAATAAAcaagactaaatgaccattttacccttatattccaaaaaaacaaaaacaaatttcaGGTGCACGTGGTGCCTGCACATATGTTTCGTAAAGTCATTAGCATCACTAAATCTCACTGCAAGCTTGGGCTTACTGGTATATATATGCTTCTGAAATACTAAGGAGTTAATGTTCTTTTGTTCTGAGGTG includes:
- the LOC111886486 gene encoding general transcription and DNA repair factor IIH helicase subunit XPB1, which produces MGHGDKSGRPSKKHKSSTKEDYKAAAFEEEDAYYVEEFGDDDRDGDGEGKKRDFTKLELKADHVNRPLWACADGRIFLETFSPLYKQAYDFLIAIAEPVCRPESMHEYNLTPHSLYAAVSVGLETETIISVLNKLSKTKLPKEMIDFIHASTSNYGKVKLVLKKNRYLVESPFPEVLKRLLSDEVISRARISNEGDDGFAVSRSVGEIDGRHEELLTEAQLAAAAEEKEAHSFEIDPGQVENVKQRCLPNALNYPMLEEYDFRNDTINPDLEMELKPQAQPRPYQEKSLSKMFGNGRARSGIIVLPCGAGKSLVGVSAACRIKKSCLCLATNAVSVDQWAFQFKLWSNIRDDHICRFTSDSKERFRGNAGVVVTTYNMVAFGGKRSEESEKIIEEIRNREWGLLLMDEVHVVPAHMFRKVISITKSHCKLGLTATLVREDERITDLNFLIGPKLYEANWLDLVKGGFIANVQCAEVWCPMTKEFFAEYLKKENSKKKQALYVMNPNKFRACEFLIRFHEEQRGDKIIVFADNLFALTEYAMKLHKPMIYGATSHIERTKILEAFKTSKTVNTVFLSKVGDNSIDIPEANVIIQISSHAGSRRQEAQRLGRILRAKGRLQDRMAGGKEEYNAFFYSLVSTDTQEMYYSTKRQQFLIDQGYSFKVITSLPPPDTGAELSYHRLEDQLSLLSNVLNAGDDKLGLEILEDDTDDIALQKARARRMMGSMSAMSGAKGMLYHEFRSGQKGGFGKSKPKDPAKRHTLFKKRFV